The genomic segment AACAACCAAGCACAAAGAATGGCAATGTCTGGTTTTTCTTTTGCAGGAAGCGATATTGGTGGATTTGCAGAACAACCTCAAGGAGAATTATTTGCAAGATGGATTCAGTTAGGAATCTTCCATACTTTCTGTAGAGTACACTCTTCTGGAGATCATGGAGATCAAGAACCTTGGGTTTTTGGTGATGAAATTACAGATATTGTAAGAAAATTCGTAGAAATTAGATATCAACTTTTACCCTATTTATATACTTCTTTCTGGAAATATTTAAATGACGGAACACCAATGCTAAAATCTTTAGTGCTATATGACCAAAAAGATCATCAAACACATTACAGAAGTGATGAGTTTGTTTTTGGAGAACAAATTTTAGCCTGCCCAATTATAGAGCCAAATGCCAAAGGAAGAAGAATGTACATTCCAAGAGGTAAATGGTATAATTTCTGGACCAACGAAGTTGTAGAAGGTGGAAAAGAAATGTGGGTTGATGCAGATATCGATAGCATGCCAATCTTTGTAAAAGAAGGTGCAGTTATCCCAAAATATCCTGTACAACAATATGTAGGAGAAAAAGATTTCGACGAAATTACTTTAGATGTGTACTATAAAGAAGGCAAAGAATCTTCTAAATTATATGACGATGCACATGATGGCTATGATTACAAAAAAGGAAGGTTTAGTTTGCGTACTTTTAAAGTAACAGGAAAAAAAGAAGAGTTTATCTTACAACAACACAAACGTGGCGATTTTGACGCTAACTACTCTAACTTTAAAATTGTATTCCACAATTTACCGTTCGAAATTACGTCAGTTCAAATCGATAATGTGGAAATTGAATTAGACAGAGTAAATTGCTCTGAAACAAAAGCTATCACTATAAATAAAGAGTTTACAGAGCTCCATTTGTTCGGGAAATAAATTATTTTATATCCCTGAGCTCAGGGATATGTATCCCTGAGCTCAGGGATATAAAAAATATACGGAGTTCAGGGATTGTTTGGTATTAGATTCTACAATATCTTTGTAGTGTTCGTAAGTTCTATATTTTCCCCATTTGTATAATTAATTAGTTAACTTAGACTTTCGAAACATTTATTTAAGCAAAAAAGCGATTAAAAGTTCCCCTAACTTTAATCGCTTTTTATCTTCTAATTCGCAGTACTATTTTTTTATAGCATCTTCTTTATAGTGTTTTATTTTTTCAATAGCTTAATTTCTTTTCTTTTTTTTTCAGGGGAACTTTATTCTTTTTCTTGCAACTGTTTCTGCTTTTTTTCTCTTTTTAGCTGTTCTTCCTGTTCCTCTTTGTTCTTTTTGTACGCGTAAGCAAGTATCGCAATTTCTAAAAGTAGTATCGAAATTTTAATTTTTTTGCTTTTCGTTAAAGCTGCAGAGAAACCTAAAAGTTTTGTTGCTATCATTTTTTTTCTTTTACATTTCAAAGATATATTAGAACTAAAAGACTCATTAATTCATATACTACAAAAAGTAACGCAAATAAAAAACCTCAGAAAATTCTGAGGTTTATAATTATTTTAAAAGTGAAAATCGCTTAAATTCCGTCTCCTAATTCTTTTAATTTCTCGGTGTTTTCTGCCAACATTAATTCATCAATAATTTTTTGAATATCTCCATTCATAATATTTGGCAAATCATATAAAGACAAACCAATTCTATGGTCTGTAACTCTACCTTGTGCGTAATTATACGTTCTAATCTTCGCACTTCTATCTCCAGAAGAAACCATAGAACCACGTTTTAGAGCGTCTTCTGCGTTTTTCTTGGCAAGTTCCATATCATACAAACGAGAACGCAAAACTTTAAATGCTTTCTCTTTGTTTTTATGTTGCGATTTCTGGTCTTGACATTGTGCCACCAAACCAGTTGGAATGTGCGTTAAACGAACTGCAGAATAAGTTGTATTTACAGACTGACCTCCAGGACCTGAAGAGCAGAAAAAATCAATTCTTACATCTTTCGGGTTTATTTCCACATCAAACTCCTCTGCTTCTGGAAACACCATACAAGTTGCTGCAGAAGTATGCACACGTCCTTGTGTTTCTGTTTGCGGAACTCTTTGTACACGATGCACACCAGCTTCAAACTTTAAAATTCCATAAACATCGTCTCCAGTTACTTCGAACTGAATTTCCTTAAATCCACCATTGGTTCCTTCAGAATAATCTACAGTAGACACTTTCCAACCTTTGTTTTCGCAATATTTAGAATACATTCTAAACAAATCTCCAGCAAAAATACTAGCTTCATCTCCACCAGTTCCTGCACGCAATTCTACCACTGCATTTTTAGAATCTTCTGGATCTTTTGGAATTAACAAAAACTTAATTTCCTCTTCTAATTGCGGAATTCGAGTATTGGCTTCTTCCAATTGCATCTTTGCCATTTCTGTCATTTCTGCATCAGAACCATCAGCAATTATCTCCTTCGCCTCTTCTATATTGTCTGTTAATTCTTGGTATTCTTCGCCTTTTTTAACGACATCGCCTAAATCTTTATACTCCTTCATTAATTGCGCATACCGTTTTTGATCTGTAATTACATCTGGCTGAATAATTAAATCCGAAACCTCATCATAACGCTGCTTAACAATTCTTATTTTTTCTAACATTTGCTACTCTTTTCTTGGAATGCGAATTTACAAATTTTATCGGAAAGTTAAATGTTTCGTTTTGAGTATATTTGAAGAATTCAAACTTATTTATTATGAAATATTTCCTATTCATATGCTCAATTTTATTGATAATTTCCTGCAAAACTGAAAAAGAAAAAACAAAAAAGCCTTCTTTCTTAATCGGAAAATGGATTCGTTTAAATGATAAAAAGGGTAACAAAACTTACGAAAATTGGAATACTAATTTTACTGGTTTAGGCTACACTTTAAAAGGAAAGGATACCACTTTTAAAGAAATATTAAGTATTGTTTCTATAAATAACACTTTAAATTTAAAAGTTGCTGGCGTAAATGAAACCCCTACCCTATTTATATTTACCTCTCAAACTGATTCTTCTTTTACTGCTGAAAATCCGAAAAATAAATTCCCAAAAAAGATAAAATACTATTTAGAAAACGAACAATTGAAAGCTGTGGTTTCTAATGACGATTTTAGTATTAATTTTGTTTTTGAGAGTGTAAAATAATTTAATTTGTTTCTAAACCTAAAAAAAAAACATAACTTCGCTAATGCCAAATATAAGTCGTTAAAACGGACTTCATAATCGTGCTATTAGTCACAAGGCGAAAAAAACATTCTGTTTAAACTTAACATCTCGCCAATATTCGTGACTTTATACTATGAAAAAAATGCGAATATATTTAGATACTTCAGTTTTTGGCGGATATTTTGATAAGGAATTTGAAGAATGGACTAAACCACTATTTGAAAGAATAAATGATGGCGAATTTACTGTTCTTTTATCAACTATGTTGGACGAAGAATTGGAATTCGCACCAAAAAGAATAAAAGAACTAATCTAAA from the Polaribacter cellanae genome contains:
- the prfA gene encoding peptide chain release factor 1 yields the protein MLEKIRIVKQRYDEVSDLIIQPDVITDQKRYAQLMKEYKDLGDVVKKGEEYQELTDNIEEAKEIIADGSDAEMTEMAKMQLEEANTRIPQLEEEIKFLLIPKDPEDSKNAVVELRAGTGGDEASIFAGDLFRMYSKYCENKGWKVSTVDYSEGTNGGFKEIQFEVTGDDVYGILKFEAGVHRVQRVPQTETQGRVHTSAATCMVFPEAEEFDVEINPKDVRIDFFCSSGPGGQSVNTTYSAVRLTHIPTGLVAQCQDQKSQHKNKEKAFKVLRSRLYDMELAKKNAEDALKRGSMVSSGDRSAKIRTYNYAQGRVTDHRIGLSLYDLPNIMNGDIQKIIDELMLAENTEKLKELGDGI